A window from Megalobrama amblycephala isolate DHTTF-2021 linkage group LG9, ASM1881202v1, whole genome shotgun sequence encodes these proteins:
- the LOC125275111 gene encoding aurora kinase A and ninein-interacting protein — MKSSKSTKAKPAEEEECGIWLDTKELKEKKQQKQLTRPISRLLNPLARSGFSVAVNVSFTQTKLNMPVTRQSTISSFFSPKSRDQNRSAAHAGSKRKHSRTSEPSPDSTCQSSEVEPQDWDTDCAGSSAEQRFFRFICGESEEEEPPEKRRHVSHYTDQNVFETQEYWNKEAVHENPNQTVPETQAFFHRASQKTSEDTDQKSTGSVLTSRPVNQNHRRSNAVSERKTKASPVKRMGKENSWPASSPFKHRLISSPAKSCRLKEKYTLSPKKLASAETAGETLAALFTQDSEGFCVIAHRDQQPLKDEDYSNTVVKEEEEEEEMLFTQDSEGNMVIKH; from the exons ATGAAATCCAGCAAGAGCACCAAAGCGAAACCTGCTGAAGAGGAGGAGTGTGGCATATGGCTCGACACAAAAGagttaaaagaaaagaaacagcag AAACAGCTGACCCGTCCGATATCCAGACTGCTGAATCCTCTCGCGAGATCTGGGTTCAGTGTGGCGGTGAACGTGAGCTTCACTCAGACCAAACTCAACATGCCTGTCACGAGACAGAGCACCATCTCATCCTTCTTTTCCCCCAAATCCAGAG ATCAGAACCGGAGCGCGGCTCACGCCGGATCCAAACGGAAACACAGCAGGACTTCAGAGCCGTCTCCAGACTCGACCTGTCAATCATCTGAGGTGGAGCCGCAGGACTGGGACACAGACTGTGCAGGATCGTCAGCAGAGCAGCGCTTCTTCCGTTTCATATGCGGAGAATCCGAGGAAGAAGAACCGCCTGAAAAAAGGAGACATGTTTCCCATTACACAGACCAAAATGTGTTCGAGACACAAGAATACTGGAATAAAGAAGCTGTGCATGAGAATCCAAATCAAACAGTTCCTGAAACACAGGCTTTCTTTCACAGGGCGTCCCAGAAGACCTCCGAAGACACGGATCAGAAATCCACAGGCTCTGTCTTAACCTCCAGACCTGTCAATCAAAACCACAGAAGATCGAATGCAGTTTCTGAGCGCAAAACGAAGGCGTCTCCCGTGAAACGGATGGGAAAAGAGAACAGCTGGCCCGCATCGTCTCCTTTTAAACACAGACTCATTTCCAGTCCAGCTAAGAGCTGCAGGTTGAAGGAGAAATACACACTTTCCCCCAAAAAGCTTGCGAGCGCAGAGACGGCTGGAGAAACTCTGGCTGCCTTGTTCACGCAGGACTCGGAGGGATTCTGTGTGATCGCTCACCGTGACCAGCAGCCGCTGAAAGACGAGGATTACAGCAATACTGTCgtgaaggaggaggaggaggaggaggagatgCTTTTCACACAGGACTCAGAGGGAAACATGGTCATCAAGCATTAA
- the vps28 gene encoding vacuolar protein sorting-associated protein 28 homolog, protein MFHGIPASGVMGGAPANKPELYEEVKLYKNAREREKYDNMAELFAVVKTLQALEKAYIKDCVTPNEYTGACSRLLVQYKAAFKQVQGSDVGSIDDFCRKYRLDCPLAMERIKEDRPITIKDDKGNLNRCIADIVSLFITVMDKLRLEIRAMDEIQPDLRELMETMNRMSNMPPDSEAKDKVSLWLTTLSSMSASDELDDSQVRQMLFDLESAYNAFNRFLHSS, encoded by the exons ATGTTTCATGGAATACCTGCTTCTGGAGTGATGGGAGGAG CTCCTGCCAACAAGCCAGAACTGTATGAG GAAGTGAAATTGTACAAAAATGCCAGAGAAAGGGAAAA GTATGACAACATGGCAGAGTTGTTTGCTGTGGTCAAAACACTCCAGGCGCTGGAAAAAGCTTACATTAAGGACTGCGTGACTCCAAACGA ATACACAGGAGCTTGCTCAAGATTGCTTGTCCAGTACAAGGCGGCTTTCAAACAAGTCCAGGGATCAGATGTGGGCTCCATCGATGACTTTTGTCGGAAATACAGG CTGGACTGTCCACTGGCTATGGAGAGGATCAAAGAGGATCGACCAATCACCATTAAGGATGACAAGGGCAACCTGAATCGCTGCATTGCAGACATTGTTTCT CTCTTTATCACAGTGATGGACAAACTTCGACTTGAGATTCGTGCCATGGATGAG ATCCAGCCTGACCTGAGGGAGCTCATGGAGACCATGAACAGGATGAGCAACATGCCTCCAGATTCAGAGGCCAAAGACAAAGTCAGCCTCTG GTTAACCACACTAAGCAGCATGTCTGCGTCTGATGAGCTGGACGACTCGCAGGTTCGCCAGATGCTGTTTGACCTGGAGTCCGCCTACAACGCCTTCAATCGTTTCTTGCACTCGTCTTAA
- the mapk15 gene encoding mitogen-activated protein kinase 15: MNITEVEEHISLKYEIKRRLGKGAYGIVWKAVDRKTGEIVAVKKIFDAFRNRTDAQRTFREIMLLQEFGDHPNIIKLLNVIRAQNDKDIYLVFEFMDTDLHAVIKKGSLLKDIHKRYVMYQLLKATKYLHSGNVIHRDQKPSNILLDSDCFVKLCDFGLARSLYQIQEDAVNPALTEYVATRWYRAPEILLGSTRYTKGVDMWSIGCILGEMLLGKPLFPGTSTINQIEKIMSVIPPPSTEDVLAIRSEYGASVIQRMLLRPQVPLDEILPASVPPDALDLVQRLLVFNPDKRLSAEEALQHPYVSKFHNPAREPGLVYDVILPVDDDVQLSVTQYRNKLYEMILEKRASRQMQKQPYFRQKIEEKTAEVSGDSGMDKRDESGAGKSAVDGHHERKSPSDKKSQNGTGASVGKALSRAHDSTSPTGSPKTSYNPITHMPNGLVKPPHYPSPPQRIGRRNQETAGVLPTDGANGGVEQRGRSAPVGRTHSFSLTLAQNQNNPLLRKDEHIVSPGLCVTSARLNQRSNSRDAKPPPRFSKKVFQSNANVSAAGDPRAKLGSYSQAYGTISKTGLDSLLKNCH; this comes from the exons ATGAACATCACAGAGGTGGAAGAACACATCAGCTTGAAGTATGAAATCAAGAGAAGGCTTGGAAAAGGG GCATATGGGATTGTTTGGAAGGCTGTGGACAGAAAAACAGGAGAGATTGTCGCTGTGAAGAAAATCTTTGATGCTTTTAGGAATCGAACTGATGCTCAG agaacattcagagaaaTTATGCTCCTCCAG GAGTTTGGAGATCATCCTAACATAATTAAATTACTGAACGTCATCAGAGCCCAAAACGACAAAGACATTTACCTCGTGTTTGAATTCATGG aCACAGACCTACATGCAGTAATAAAGAAAGGAAGTCTATTAAAAGACATTCATAAGCGTTATGTGATGTACCAGCTTCTTAAAGCGACAAAGTATCTTCACTCAGGCAACGTCATTCACAGGGACCAaaag CCATCCAACATCTTACTAGACTCAGATTGCTTCGTAAAGCTGTGCGACTTCGGCTTGGCAAGATCCCTGTACCAGATCCAAGAGGATGCTGTGAATCCGGCCTTGACAGAGTATGTGGCAACACGATGGTACAGAGCCCCTGAAATTCTGTTGGGATCCACTAG GTACACAAAAGGTGTGGACATGTGGAGCATAGGTTGCATTCTGGGAGAGATGCTCCTGGGAAAGCCGCTCTTCCCTGGGACGTCTACCATTAATCAAATTGAAAAAATCATGAGCGTTATTCCACCTCCTTCTACTGAGG atGTGTTGGCCATCAGATCAGAGTATGGGGCTTCTGTGATTCAGAGAATGCTGCTTAG ACCTCAGGTGCCATTAGATGAAATTCTGCCGGCGTCAGTGCCACCCGATGCCCTTGATTTAGTGCAGCGCCTGCTGGTTTTCAATCCAGACAAGAGACTCAGTGCAGAGGAAGCTCTGCAGCACCCTTATGTGTCCAA ATTTCACAACCCCGCCAGAGAGCCTGGTCTGGTCTATGATGTCATTCTGCCCGTGGACGATGACGTCCAGCTCTCTGTTACTCAATACAGAAACAAACTCTATGAG ATGATCCTGGAAAAAAGGGCCAGTCGGCAAATGCAAAAACAGCCTTATTTCAGGCAGAAAATCGAGGAGAAGACTGCAGAAGTGAGTGGGGACAGTGGAATGGACAAAAGAGATGAATCGGGTGCTGGGAAGAGTGCTGTGGATGGACATCATGAGAGGAAATCTCCCAGTGACAAGAAGAGCCAGAATGGAACCGGAGCATCTGTTGGAAAAGCTCTGAGTCGAGCACACGACAGCACCAGCCCGACGGGAAGCCCCAAAACCTCTTATAACCCCATCACGCACATGCCGA ATGGTTTAGTCAAGCCGCCGCACTACCCATCTCCTCCTCAGCGGATTGGGAGGAGGAATCAGGAGACCGCTGGCGTTCTTCCTACAGATGGAGCTAATGGG GGTGTAGAGCAGCGAGGTCGTTCGGCTCCTGTGGGACGcacacactctttctctctcactttaGCGCAGAATCAAAATAATCCTCTGCTCCGCAAGGATGAACACATTGTTTCGCCGGGGTTATGTGTCACCTCTGCTCGCCTG AACCAGCGGTCTAATTCACGTGATGCCAAGCCTCCTCCGAGGTTCAGCAAGAAGGTTTTCCAGAGCAACGCGAACGTTTCTGCTGCTGGAGATCCTCGCGCCAAACTAGGCAGTTACTCGCAGGCGTACGGGACGATCAGCAAGACCGGACTGGACAGTCTGCTGAAGAACTGCCACTAG